Proteins encoded within one genomic window of Ovis aries strain OAR_USU_Benz2616 breed Rambouillet chromosome 1, ARS-UI_Ramb_v3.0, whole genome shotgun sequence:
- the ELOVL1 gene encoding elongation of very long chain fatty acids protein 1 isoform X1, which produces MRKWQAGWPWGLLSSPAPSQPSTTARLAPTEPLARMEAVVNLYQEMMKHADPRLQGYPLMGSPLLMTSILLTYVYFVLSLGPRIMANRKPFQLRGFMVVYNFSLVALSLYIVYEFLMSGWLSSYTWRCDPVDFSNNPEALRMVRVAWLFLFSKFIELIDTVIFVLRKKDGQVTFLHVFHHSVLPWSWWWGVKIAPGEWRWPLGEGQVLGSRGLTLLTLLSTHRRNGLFPCHDKLLSARHHVPVLWIVCPWACGSALPLVEKAHDSHPAGEGPEPDPQSSPRHSGLDPTFIQSASPLPPALPTHCPVPLHSSPLSLCPLTHAFWSQIQFVLVSLHISQYYFLPSCNYQYPVIIHLIWMYGTIFFVLFSNFWYQSYTKGKRLPRVLQQNGVPGTTKVKAN; this is translated from the exons ATGAGGAAGTGGCAGGCAGGCTGGCCCTGGGGACTCCTCTCCAGCCCTGCTCCATCCCAGCCCTCCACGACTGCCCGCCTGGCCCCCACTG AGCCCTTAGCCAGGATGGAGGCTGTTGTGAACCTGTACCAGGAGATGATGAAGCATGCAG ATCCCCGGCTCCAGGGCTACCCTCTGATGGGGTCCCCCCTGCTAATGACCTCCATCCTCCTGACCTATGTGTACTTCGTTCTCTCACTGGGACCTCGCATCATGGCCAACCGGAAGCCCTTCCAGCTCCGTGGCTTCATGGTTGTCTACAACTTCTCACTGGTGGCACTTTCTCTCTACATTGTCTATGAG TTCCTGATGTCCGGCTGGCTAAGTTCCTACACCTGGCGCTGCGACCCAGTGGACTTTTCCAACAACCCGGAGGCACTGAGG ATGGTTCGAGTGGCCTGGCTCTTCCTCTTCTCCAAGTTCATTGAGCTGATAGACACA GTGATCTTTGTTCTCCGGAAGAAAGATGGACAGGTGACCTTCCTACATGTCTTCCACCACTCAGTGCTTCCCTGGAGCTGGTGGTGGGGGGTAAAAATAGCCCCAGGTGAGTGGCGATGGCCGCTAGGGGAGGGACAGGTACTGGGGAGCAGAGGCTTGACTCTCCTGACCCTGTTGTCCACTCACAGGAGGAATGGCCTCTTTCCATGCCATGATAAACTCCTCAGTGCACGTCATCATGTACCTGTACTATGGATTGTCTGCCCTTGGGCCTGTGGCTCAGCCCTACCTTTGGTGGAAAAAGCACATGACAGCCATCCAGCTGGTGAGGGCCCCGAGCCTGACCCACAGTCATCCCCCCGACATTCTGGTTTGGACCCTACCTTTATCCAGTCTGCCTCACCTTTGCCTCCAGCCCTCCCCACTCACTGTCCTGTCCCCTTGCACTCCAGTCCTCTCTCCCTGTGCCCTCTGACCCATGCCTTTTGGTCCCAGATCCAGTTTGTCCTGGTCTCGCTGCACATCTCCCAGTACTACTTCCTGCCCAGTTGTAACTACCAGTACCCAGTCATCATCCACCTCATCTGGATGTACGGCACCatcttctttgtgcttttctccAATTTCTGGTATCAGTCTTACACTAAAGGCAAGCGGCTGCCCCGTGTACTTCAGCAAAACGGAGTTCCAGGTACCACCAAAGTCAAGGCCAACTGA
- the CDC20 gene encoding cell division cycle protein 20 homolog, which translates to MAQFVFESDLHSLLQLDTPIPNAPPARWQRKAKEAAGPAPSPMRAANRSHSAGRTPGRTPGKSSSKPQTTPSKPGGDRYIPHRNASQMEVASFLLSKENQPDNSETPTKKEHQKAWALNLNGFDMEEAKILRLSGKPQNAPEGYQNRLKVLYSQKATPGSSRKTCRYIPSLPDRILDAPEIRNDYYLNLVDWSSGNVLAVALDNSVYLWSASTGDILQLLQMEQPGDYISSVAWIKEGNYLAVGTSSAEVQLWDVQQQKRLRNMTSHSARVGSLCWNSYILSSGSRSGHIHHHDVRVAEHHVATLSGHSQEVCGLRWAPDGRHLASGGNDNLVNVWPSAPGEGGWVPLQTFTQHQGAVKAVAWCPWQSNVLATGGGTSDRHIRIWNVCSGACLSAVDAHSQVCSILWSPHYKELISGHGFAQNQLVIWKYPTMAKVAELKGHTARVLSLTMSPDGATVASAAADETLRLWRCFELDPARRREREKASAAKSSLIHQGIR; encoded by the exons ATGGCCCAGTTCGTGTTCGAGAGTGACTTGCACTCGCTGCTGCAGCTGGATACACCCATCCCCAATGCACCGCCTGCGCGCTGGCAGCGCAAAGCGAAGGAAGCCGCGGGGCCGGCCCCCTCGCCTATGCGGGCAGCCAACCGATCCCACAGCGCCGGCAGGACCCCAGGCCGAACTCCCG GCAAATCCAGCTCCAAGCCTCAGACCACTCCCAGCAAACCTGGCGGTGACCGCTATATCCCCCATCGCAATGCTTCCCAGATGGAGGTGGCTAGCTTCCTCCTGAGCAAGGAGAACCAGCCCGACAACAGTGAGACGCCCACCAAGAAG GAACATCAGAAAGCATGGGCTTTGAATCTGAACGGTTTTGACATGGAGGAAGCCAAGATCCTTCGGCTCAGTGGAAAACCACAAAATGCCCCAGAGG GTTACCAGAACAGACTAAAAGTACTCTATAGCCAGAAGGCCACGccgggctccagcaggaagaccTGCCGCTACATTCCTTCCCTGCCAGACCGCATCCTGGATGCCCCTGAAATCCGGAATGACTACT ACCTGAACCTTGTGGATTGGAGCTCTGGGAATGTACTGGCTGTGGCTTTGGACAACAGTGTATACTTGTGGAGCGCTAGCACTGGTGACATTTTGCAGCTGCTCCAAATGGAGCAGCCTGGGGACTATATATCTTCTGTGGCCTGGATCAAAGAGGGCAACTACCTGGCTGTGGGCACCAGCAGTGCTGAGGTGCAG CTATGGGATGTGCAACAGCAGAAACGGCTTCGAAATATGACCAGTCATTCTGCCCGAGTGGGCTCCCTCTGTTGGAATAGCTATATCTTATCCAG TGGCTCACGCTCCGGCCACATCCACCACCATGACGTTCGGGTAGCAGAACACCATGTGGCCACGCTGAGTGGCCACAGCCAGGAAGTGTGTGGGTTGCGCTGGGCCCCGGATGGACGGCATTTAGCCAGCGGCGGCAACGACAACCTGGTCAATGTGTGGCCTAGTGCTCCTGGAGAGGGTGGCTGGGTTCCTCTGCAGACCTTCACCCAGCATCAAGGGGCTGTCAAG GCTGTAGCTTGgtgtccctggcagtccaatgtcCTGGCAACTGGCGGGGGCACAAGTGATCGACACATTCGTATCTGGAACGTCTGCTCTGGGGCCTGTCTGAGTGCCGTGGATGCCCATTCCCAG GTGTGCTCTATCCTCTGGTCTCCCCACTACAAGGAGCTCATCTCAGGCCACGGCTTTGCCCAGAACCAGCTGGTTATTTGGAAGTACCCAACCATGGCCAAGGTGGCTGAGCTGAAAG gtcacacagcccgGGTGCTCAGTCTGACCATGAGCCCAGATGGGGCTACAGTGGCATCTGCAGCAGCAGATGAGACCCTGCGACTGTGGCGCTGCTTTGAGCTGGACCCTGCCCGGCGGCGGGAACGGGAGAAGGCCAGTGCGGCCAAAAGCAGCCTCATCCACCAAGGCATCCGCTGA
- the MED8 gene encoding mediator of RNA polymerase II transcription subunit 8 isoform X2, whose translation MRQTEGRVPVFSHEVVPDHLRTKPDPEVEEQEKQLTTDAARIGADAAQKQIQSLNKMCSNLLEKISKEERESESGGLRPNKQTFNPADTNALVAAVAFGKGLSNWRPSGSSGPSQPGQPGAGTVLAGASGLQQVQIAGAPNQQQPMLSGVQMAQAGQPGKMPSGIKTNIKSASMHPYQR comes from the exons ATG AGGCAGACTGAAGGACGGGTACCTGTTTTCAGCCACGAGGTGGTCCCTGACCATCTGAGAACCAAGCCTGACCCTGAGGTTGAAGAGCAAGAGAAGCAGCTCACCACGGATGCTGCTCGCATTGGTGCTGACGCAGCGCAG AAACAGATCCAGAGCTTGAACAAAATGTGCTCAAACCTCCTGGAGAAAATCAGCAAAGAGGAACGAGAATCAGAGAGTGGAG GTCTCCGGCCGAACAAGCAGACCTTTAACCCGGCAGATACCAACGCCTTAGTGGCAGCTGTTGCCTTTGGAAAGGGGCTGTCTAACTGGAGGCCTTCAGGCAGCAGTGGTCCTAGCCAGCCAGGCCAGCCGGGAGCTGGAACAGTCCTCGCAGGAGCCTCAGGGTTACAGCAGGTGCAGATAGCAGGAGCGCCAAATCAGCAGCAGCCAATGCTCAGTGGGGTGCAGATGGCCCAAGCAGGCCAGCCAG GGAAAATGCCAAGTGGGATAAAAACCAACATCAAGTCGGCTTCCATGCATCCCTACCAGCGGTGA
- the ELOVL1 gene encoding elongation of very long chain fatty acids protein 1 isoform X2, whose amino-acid sequence MRKWQAGWPWGLLSSPAPSQPSTTARLAPTEPLARMEAVVNLYQEMMKHADPRLQGYPLMGSPLLMTSILLTYVYFVLSLGPRIMANRKPFQLRGFMVVYNFSLVALSLYIVYEFLMSGWLSSYTWRCDPVDFSNNPEALRMVRVAWLFLFSKFIELIDTVIFVLRKKDGQVTFLHVFHHSVLPWSWWWGVKIAPGGMASFHAMINSSVHVIMYLYYGLSALGPVAQPYLWWKKHMTAIQLIQFVLVSLHISQYYFLPSCNYQYPVIIHLIWMYGTIFFVLFSNFWYQSYTKGKRLPRVLQQNGVPGTTKVKAN is encoded by the exons ATGAGGAAGTGGCAGGCAGGCTGGCCCTGGGGACTCCTCTCCAGCCCTGCTCCATCCCAGCCCTCCACGACTGCCCGCCTGGCCCCCACTG AGCCCTTAGCCAGGATGGAGGCTGTTGTGAACCTGTACCAGGAGATGATGAAGCATGCAG ATCCCCGGCTCCAGGGCTACCCTCTGATGGGGTCCCCCCTGCTAATGACCTCCATCCTCCTGACCTATGTGTACTTCGTTCTCTCACTGGGACCTCGCATCATGGCCAACCGGAAGCCCTTCCAGCTCCGTGGCTTCATGGTTGTCTACAACTTCTCACTGGTGGCACTTTCTCTCTACATTGTCTATGAG TTCCTGATGTCCGGCTGGCTAAGTTCCTACACCTGGCGCTGCGACCCAGTGGACTTTTCCAACAACCCGGAGGCACTGAGG ATGGTTCGAGTGGCCTGGCTCTTCCTCTTCTCCAAGTTCATTGAGCTGATAGACACA GTGATCTTTGTTCTCCGGAAGAAAGATGGACAGGTGACCTTCCTACATGTCTTCCACCACTCAGTGCTTCCCTGGAGCTGGTGGTGGGGGGTAAAAATAGCCCCAG GAGGAATGGCCTCTTTCCATGCCATGATAAACTCCTCAGTGCACGTCATCATGTACCTGTACTATGGATTGTCTGCCCTTGGGCCTGTGGCTCAGCCCTACCTTTGGTGGAAAAAGCACATGACAGCCATCCAGCTG ATCCAGTTTGTCCTGGTCTCGCTGCACATCTCCCAGTACTACTTCCTGCCCAGTTGTAACTACCAGTACCCAGTCATCATCCACCTCATCTGGATGTACGGCACCatcttctttgtgcttttctccAATTTCTGGTATCAGTCTTACACTAAAGGCAAGCGGCTGCCCCGTGTACTTCAGCAAAACGGAGTTCCAGGTACCACCAAAGTCAAGGCCAACTGA
- the LOC106990835 gene encoding transmembrane protein 258-like, whose translation MELEAMSGHTSPVNPAIFPHMTVVLLAVDMFFTSWFFVYKVTSTKYTWDIYKELLISLVASLFMGFGVLCLLLWVSVLCLSSQGFQPRVFTESFLW comes from the coding sequence ATGGAGCTTGAGGCCATGAGTGGACATACCAGTCCAGTGAACCCAGCTATCTTTCCCCATATGACTGTGGTGCTGTTGGCCGTTGACATGTTCTTCACCTCTTGGTTCTTTGTTTATAAGGTCACCTCCACCAAATACACTTGGGATATCTACAAAGAGCTCCTCATCTCTTTGGTGGCCTCACTCTTCATGGGCTTTGGAGTCCTCTGCCTGCTGCTCTGGGTCAGTGTCTTATGTCTGAGCTCCCAAGGGTTCCAACCAAGGGTCTTCACTGAGTCCTTCCTTTGGTAA
- the ELOVL1 gene encoding elongation of very long chain fatty acids protein 1 isoform X3, with protein MEAVVNLYQEMMKHADPRLQGYPLMGSPLLMTSILLTYVYFVLSLGPRIMANRKPFQLRGFMVVYNFSLVALSLYIVYEFLMSGWLSSYTWRCDPVDFSNNPEALRMVRVAWLFLFSKFIELIDTVIFVLRKKDGQVTFLHVFHHSVLPWSWWWGVKIAPGGMASFHAMINSSVHVIMYLYYGLSALGPVAQPYLWWKKHMTAIQLIQFVLVSLHISQYYFLPSCNYQYPVIIHLIWMYGTIFFVLFSNFWYQSYTKGKRLPRVLQQNGVPGTTKVKAN; from the exons ATGGAGGCTGTTGTGAACCTGTACCAGGAGATGATGAAGCATGCAG ATCCCCGGCTCCAGGGCTACCCTCTGATGGGGTCCCCCCTGCTAATGACCTCCATCCTCCTGACCTATGTGTACTTCGTTCTCTCACTGGGACCTCGCATCATGGCCAACCGGAAGCCCTTCCAGCTCCGTGGCTTCATGGTTGTCTACAACTTCTCACTGGTGGCACTTTCTCTCTACATTGTCTATGAG TTCCTGATGTCCGGCTGGCTAAGTTCCTACACCTGGCGCTGCGACCCAGTGGACTTTTCCAACAACCCGGAGGCACTGAGG ATGGTTCGAGTGGCCTGGCTCTTCCTCTTCTCCAAGTTCATTGAGCTGATAGACACA GTGATCTTTGTTCTCCGGAAGAAAGATGGACAGGTGACCTTCCTACATGTCTTCCACCACTCAGTGCTTCCCTGGAGCTGGTGGTGGGGGGTAAAAATAGCCCCAG GAGGAATGGCCTCTTTCCATGCCATGATAAACTCCTCAGTGCACGTCATCATGTACCTGTACTATGGATTGTCTGCCCTTGGGCCTGTGGCTCAGCCCTACCTTTGGTGGAAAAAGCACATGACAGCCATCCAGCTG ATCCAGTTTGTCCTGGTCTCGCTGCACATCTCCCAGTACTACTTCCTGCCCAGTTGTAACTACCAGTACCCAGTCATCATCCACCTCATCTGGATGTACGGCACCatcttctttgtgcttttctccAATTTCTGGTATCAGTCTTACACTAAAGGCAAGCGGCTGCCCCGTGTACTTCAGCAAAACGGAGTTCCAGGTACCACCAAAGTCAAGGCCAACTGA